The following proteins come from a genomic window of Actinacidiphila yeochonensis CN732:
- a CDS encoding carboxymuconolactone decarboxylase family protein, which translates to MTQRGTYSKQAPDMFQAMRDFSRAAAQGLDPTVAELVKIRASQLNKCAFCLDMHVRDARKAGEADERLFLLDAWQETDGVYTARERAALGLTEAMTLLTGGPAGSFVPDAVWQEAAGHFDEDELARLVGTITAINAWNRLNVAYRVAPGRLV; encoded by the coding sequence ATGACGCAACGCGGCACGTACTCGAAACAGGCGCCGGACATGTTCCAGGCGATGCGGGACTTCAGCAGGGCCGCCGCCCAGGGGCTGGACCCGACAGTGGCGGAGCTGGTGAAGATCCGCGCCTCGCAGCTCAACAAGTGTGCCTTCTGCCTGGACATGCACGTCCGCGACGCCCGCAAGGCCGGGGAGGCCGACGAGCGGCTCTTCCTGCTGGACGCCTGGCAGGAGACCGACGGCGTCTACACCGCCAGGGAGCGGGCGGCGCTGGGCCTCACCGAGGCGATGACGCTGCTCACCGGGGGCCCTGCGGGCAGCTTCGTGCCCGACGCGGTGTGGCAGGAGGCGGCCGGGCACTTCGACGAGGACGAACTCGCCCGCCTGGTGGGCACGATCACCGCCATCAACGCCTGGAACCGGCTCAACGTCGCCTACCGCGTCGCGCCCGGCAGGCTCGTGTGA
- a CDS encoding isocitrate lyase/PEP mutase family protein, with the protein MSRGAALRALHHGRAAGDPLVLPGPWDAASARVFAEAGFPALATPSEGVSAALGYADGQHTPVEEMFAAVARVVRAVDVPVTADVEAGYGLPAKELAERLLEIGAAGCNLEDSDPATRRLRDPGEQADYLAAVREAAGDALVVNARIDTFLRGDRTLAAAVARGRRYAEAGADCLYPITAPPELLADLAEATGLPVNALCRPGGPSPRELGGFGATRVTFGGGLHHQALDAVREMARGLLA; encoded by the coding sequence GTGAGCCGGGGGGCGGCGCTGCGCGCGCTGCACCACGGGCGGGCGGCGGGCGACCCGCTGGTGCTGCCGGGGCCGTGGGACGCCGCCAGCGCCCGGGTCTTCGCCGAGGCGGGCTTCCCGGCGCTGGCCACGCCGAGCGAGGGCGTCTCCGCGGCCCTCGGGTACGCCGACGGGCAGCACACGCCCGTGGAGGAGATGTTCGCTGCGGTGGCCCGCGTCGTCCGCGCCGTGGACGTACCGGTGACCGCCGACGTCGAGGCGGGCTACGGGCTGCCGGCGAAGGAGCTGGCCGAGCGGCTGCTGGAGATCGGCGCCGCCGGCTGCAACCTGGAGGACTCCGACCCGGCGACGCGGCGGCTGCGCGACCCCGGCGAGCAGGCCGACTACCTGGCGGCGGTGCGGGAGGCGGCCGGCGACGCGCTGGTCGTCAACGCGCGGATCGACACCTTCCTGCGCGGCGACCGGACCCTCGCCGCCGCCGTGGCACGCGGCCGCCGCTACGCCGAGGCCGGCGCGGACTGCCTGTACCCGATCACGGCACCGCCCGAACTGCTCGCCGACCTCGCCGAGGCCACCGGCCTGCCCGTCAACGCCCTGTGCAGGCCGGGCGGCCCGTCCCCCCGCGAGCTGGGCGGCTTCGGCGCCACCCGGGTCACCTTCGGCGGCGGCCTGCACCACCAGGCCCTGGACGCGGTACGGGAGATGGCCCGCGGCCTGCTGGCGTAG
- a CDS encoding MarR family winged helix-turn-helix transcriptional regulator, translated as MSRLSGDDLETWSALATVLEWLPTALDAQLQRDAALTHFEYGVMFALANADDRTLRMSTLAGYSNSSLSRLSRAVARLEAKDWIRRAPDPTDGRFTLATLTDAGERKVEQATPGHMATVNRLVFDSLTTAQTRQLRDISRRITTAIRAEDGWTPPTKATP; from the coding sequence ATGTCACGACTCAGCGGCGACGACCTCGAAACCTGGTCGGCCCTGGCCACCGTCCTGGAATGGCTACCGACCGCCCTTGACGCGCAGTTGCAGCGGGACGCCGCACTCACGCACTTCGAATACGGCGTGATGTTCGCGCTCGCCAACGCTGATGACCGCACCCTGCGGATGAGCACCCTGGCCGGCTACTCCAACAGCTCCCTGTCCCGCCTCTCGCGCGCGGTGGCCCGCCTTGAGGCGAAGGACTGGATCCGCCGGGCACCCGACCCGACCGACGGTCGCTTCACCCTCGCCACCCTCACCGACGCCGGCGAGCGCAAAGTGGAGCAAGCAACCCCCGGGCACATGGCCACCGTCAACCGGCTGGTCTTCGATTCCCTGACCACAGCCCAGACGCGGCAATTGCGCGATATCAGTCGACGTATCACCACGGCCATCCGCGCGGAAGACGGCTGGACGCCGCCCACGAAGGCCACCCCGTGA
- a CDS encoding SDR family NAD(P)-dependent oxidoreductase, with translation MDLRLKDKTAFVSGSTQGIGFAVARALLGEGAAVVVNGRSETGVQDAVRRLRADVPDADVSGLVADFADPAQVQDLLGSLGDLDILVNNVGLFGLDRFEDVSDDEWQRYFDVNVMSGVRLSRHVLSGMVDRNWGRIIFISSESGVNIPADMVHYGVTKAAMLALGNGLSKLTRGTAVTVNTILGGPTYSDGVADAVAGIAQARNVPADEMKAAIIGANQTTLLQRFIEPSEIAQLALYLASPLSAATNGAAVRADGGVLTAMV, from the coding sequence ATGGACCTGCGGCTGAAAGACAAGACCGCCTTCGTCAGCGGTTCGACCCAAGGCATCGGCTTCGCCGTCGCGCGTGCACTGCTCGGCGAGGGCGCCGCAGTGGTTGTCAACGGACGCAGCGAGACCGGCGTCCAGGACGCCGTGAGACGGCTCCGTGCCGACGTCCCGGACGCGGATGTCTCCGGACTGGTTGCCGACTTCGCCGATCCCGCTCAGGTCCAGGACCTGCTGGGATCACTGGGCGATCTCGACATCCTCGTCAACAACGTCGGCCTCTTCGGCCTTGACCGCTTCGAGGATGTCTCCGACGACGAGTGGCAGCGCTACTTCGACGTCAATGTCATGAGCGGTGTCCGACTCTCGCGCCACGTCCTGTCGGGCATGGTCGACAGGAACTGGGGCCGCATCATCTTCATCAGCAGCGAATCGGGCGTGAACATCCCCGCCGACATGGTGCACTACGGGGTGACGAAGGCAGCGATGCTCGCCCTCGGCAACGGTCTCTCCAAGCTCACACGCGGCACTGCGGTCACCGTCAACACGATCCTCGGCGGACCCACCTACTCGGACGGCGTCGCGGACGCGGTCGCCGGCATCGCCCAGGCCCGAAACGTACCGGCCGACGAGATGAAGGCCGCGATCATCGGCGCCAACCAGACCACGCTCCTGCAACGCTTCATCGAACCGTCCGAGATCGCGCAGCTCGCGCTCTACCTGGCCAGTCCGTTGTCGGCAGCCACCAACGGTGCCGCGGTTCGAGCCGACGGGGGTGTTCTGACGGCAATGGTCTAG